From Candidatus Angelobacter sp.:
CTTCAATACAGCAAAGAATTGAAATTTGGCGAGGCGAACAATTTGACCATCATCGTGGACGAGGTTCCTCTGAAGATCTTCAAGGCCGGCGGTGTTTTCTTCACTGTGCTTGGGCGGGCGGGAGAATCATTGCCGGAACCTCACCTGGGCATTGTTGCCGCCCAGTTGGGGCCGCAGAACAAGTAAGATAAAGCTTATGGCCATCATCAACCAGGCGACCAAGGAATTGCAGGTCAAGATCGTCTATTACGGTCCCGCGATGGGCGGCAAGACAACCAACCTGGTCAAAGTTCACGAGAATATCCAGACCGCGCAGGAAAAGGGCAAACTGGTCTCGCTGGCGACGAGTTCGGATCGCACGCTGTTTTTCGACTTTTTGCCGATCGAGGCCGTGGCGATCAAGGGGTTTAAAACCAAGTTCCAGCTCTACACAGTGCCCGGCCAGGTCATCTACAACACCACCCGACAGCTTGTGCTGCGCGGTGTTGACGGCATCGTGTTCGTCGCCGATTCGCAGTATGAAAAAATGCAGGAAAGCGTCGAAAGCTTCGCCAATCTGGAGGATAATTTGCGGACGTTGAAGATGAACCTCGCCGACATCCCGTACGTCCTGCAATACAACAAGCGCGATTTGCCGAATGTCGCGCCGGTGGATTACATGGAATTTCTGCTGAACAACCGGGATGTTCAGGTGCCGTCGTTCACG
This genomic window contains:
- a CDS encoding ADP-ribosylation factor-like protein, whose protein sequence is MAIINQATKELQVKIVYYGPAMGGKTTNLVKVHENIQTAQEKGKLVSLATSSDRTLFFDFLPIEAVAIKGFKTKFQLYTVPGQVIYNTTRQLVLRGVDGIVFVADSQYEKMQESVESFANLEDNLRTLKMNLADIPYVLQYNKRDLPNVAPVDYMEFLLNNRDVQVPSFTASASKCEGVFETLNMITRMLLHKFINESGRKSA